From the genome of Chanodichthys erythropterus isolate Z2021 chromosome 17, ASM2448905v1, whole genome shotgun sequence:
TCCTTCTCATTATAGCTCTTCACCGGAGCCTGCACAGTCCAATGTACATTGGTGTGTTTAACTTGGCCTTGGCAGATATTGGTGAAACTAATGCACTGATCCCTAACATGATCAagaattttgtttttgactCACAGTACATCTCATACAATGCTTGTTTGgcaaacatgttttttgtgAGCTTCTTTATTACTGTGCAGACTTACACTCTTGTTGTTCTGGCATTTGATCGTTTCATTGCAATCTGTTTGCCACTAAGATATAATGCTATAGTGAATAATAAGTTCATGGCTATATTGTTTTCAGTAATATGGGCATTTAACACCTGTCTTGTAACACTGTCAACATCTTTGATGACCAGACTTTCATTCTGTAAATCCAACGTGATAGAGAGTTGGTATTGTGACTATGACAGATTGGTGAGGATGCCATGCAATGACAGTAGCATTAATAATGTTATAGCAATCCTCATTCAAGCTTTTTTCCTTGTAGCACCACCATTCATTATAGTCCTGTCATATCTGGGCATTTTTATTGctttatgtaaaattacaacTTGGGAAGGACGTTTTAAAGCACTGAAGACCTGTGTTTCTCACCTTTTGGTAGTTGGATCATTCTTTCTTCCCATAATATCCAATATTGTTTCTGCATCTTCTGCTAATGCCAAGATCATCGGCGGAACTCTTTCTTTAACTCTTCCACCAATGCTAAATCCTATCATTTATGTTTTAACCACAGCTAAAATCAAAGACTTAATCCGAAAAATGCTTAACAACAGATCTGCACAAATTAGAGTGAATGTTTCAAAATTACTGTAACCACTGTGAATTCAGTTATCTAAAATTACAACAATATGTACTTTACGGATATTTTTAGATCCATTAAGTGGAAaataaaagtgtacaagcagAAAATAAACATGTAGAGTGGACACATTGGACGTGTGTGTTGGTTAACAGCAGTGAAatgatgtttatttatttatgaatgcaTCCATCTGATTTCAATTATGTTTAGTGTATGTGTTTGTTCTTAGTTACTGaccacaagacaaaacaaaatgaaaagacAAAATATTTAAGCAAGAAATTGTTGAAATTATTATTGTCAAAATTTCTATCAGGAATAATGGAAATATCAAAGAGCAGGTTTGGTAAAGACAATGTTTTAATAACAGTTAATGAATACAAtgaacaacagcaaaaacatggCAGAGAAGAtggtattaaaaacaaaagaggCAGATGTAGACAGCAATGCTTCAATGTTCAGTATATACTATAATCATTAAAGAAACAGGATCGCATGCACAAACTGTTGTGGGGAGAAGTCCAGTGAAGGAATAAAAATGCAGATTGTTTTTATAATTCAGACActtgaaaataattttaatgtcAGCCACCaaagtgttaatttttttttttttagttcagtGTCATTGAGggcaaattcaaataaatttcactttttttttcttcctttcttttttctttctttttttttttttttgtctagttATGGGtaactgtcatgatcaccgtctgttcctgtcagttcccggactacatttcccacaatcctccctgccagtcacatgttcactccacaccaatcacctgttgccacatacagtttAGCACACTGCCTGGACTATAAATgactcacacacaccacctgatTGTGAAGTCTTGCTTACTTCTGtaacaattctgagcgtttattccctgtcTGTCTAGCTGTTCTTGAtcctgtttggttacccatttATGATTCCTTGCTGCATACCTctggactgtttattgtttcctggactgtgaatgatatctgcctgcctgtatctactgcctgtaccctgactacgattctgcctgtccctgcTGTTCCTGTCTGCCCCTGTTTGaccatgcctgtacgaccacgctcacctttcaataaagctttgcatttggatccctgcctgagtccagccctgttacagaagacttcaccacaccaagatccagcagcttttgtGAGTGTTTCTGTCACATCCAGCATCAGCATGGACCCAGCTATACGTCTCATCCGCCTTCGTCAAGGTAATAGTACCCTGGAGGACCACATTCAGAAGTTTCTGGATATTGCCTATTATGCAGACTGGCCTGACTGTGCACTTCTAGACTTTTTCTGTGATGGCATTAATCAACCCCTTCAGAATAAACTTAGACAAGAGGGACCACGTTCATCACTTACTTGCTTTCTGGATTATGCGTTATTGACTGTTGGCTCtccgtttactgtgggtgtcacAGAGAAATGCGACACTTCACTGAATCACGTAATGGCCGCCGTGCCAAtggacactcacaaaatggtggCTACCATCACAACAACACCCGTCCATGTCTCCACTGATCTTCATGAGcaaagtcaagtcacagttgatcttcatgagcccagtcaagtcacagttgatcttccagagcccgctccagcctgtGAGTCCGCTCCATCCCTGCATGCTCTTCCTGTCAGTCCTGTCATGGCCAAGAGGGGTGTCTTCTCATTCTATGGTTTGGTTGTCCTGCGTGCCTGGAGAATGCATTCAAGCTCTTTTGGCCATGGACCAGTCTGCCAGCCCAAACCTGCTGTCGTCGcagagcagcccgctgtcgtcccagagtcacgccacgtctccgctgatcttcTAGAAccacgtcacgtctctggaTCTGTCtgggagcggagagggttgtGTCCCAGTATGGCTGATCCATCGCTGACTTCAGcacgagcggctggcattcctaagcctccaccggccgcttcgcactcaagcctccaccggccgcttcgcactcaagcctccaccggccgcttcgcactcaagctcctcacctgacccgccatggctgcctgagTGACCATAAATGACTCACACACACCACCGGATTGTGAAGTCTTGCTTACTCCTGTAACAATTCcgagcgtttattccctgtcTGCCTATCTGTTCTCGATCCTGTCTGGTTACCCGTTTATGATTCCTTGCTGCATACCTCTGGACTGTTTATTTTTTCCTggactgtgaatgatatctgcctgcctcgatctactgcctgtaccctgactacgattctgcctgtccctgcTGTTCCTGTCTGCCCCTGTTTGaccatgcctgtacgaccacgctcacctttcaataaagctttgcatttggatccctgcctgagtccaGCTTCGttacagtaacactttataatacagtgataaagtaataatttttttgGATATCATTCGCAAACtatttatagttcatttatagttAATATATTGTAGTCTGTACTCTCTACATTGtaatgtattaataattaactatattaattaatatagttAATATAGGCTATATTCTTTAATTCATGGTCACTGTAATTAACCCCTTTACGTTCATGGATCGGCGACGGCCCCACGTGTGGCATTGTTTACATTGATCGCTTGTTTACAATACATTTCATCTAGTAAAATGATCATGTTGAGTGAAAGATACAAGAATGCTGATTCAACCTGTACAAGCATTATACAATCAAGATAACTTTATATTAGTTTTTCGTTATTCTATATGACCGTAAACAATTTCCTAAGACAACAAAAGGGAGGGGGGGGGTCCTTACCTTTTTGTGTCGTGGAATTATAATGTTTGGCAGTATAATGGTGACATCGACGTTTTTCCCATGAGAAGAGTCCAGTACATGATTTCCATAGTAAATATTTGTCCAAAAGCATGCAAACTGGTATAAAAATCGATATAACTTCTATTGTTTACATCCTGAAATACTATTCACGGGTGCGCTGTCATGTTTATTCGACGAACTGTCCACATCTAGCGctttatttaatgaaatataaCAAATCACTGTATTTAGTAGAGTGTCTGTAAATGAATGAGAATAGCCCAGAAGATGTCCGATGAAAACTGGACACGTatacatgtataaaaaaaaaagtggacaGACGCTTTTAGTGACGTGTGATTACGCACAGGCAAACATAAGtgggaaaaaagtaaaaaggCAGCAAAGCAATAACGATTACGCCAATGTGTTGATTTGCATAATCTTGCGTGTAATACATTGTTGTTTAGTGTGCGTAACAATTTGCTTCCAGGAAAAATAGCGCATGCCCGCTGGTGTGACGCAAATATAAGGGACATACCTGCTGGCCACTAGCACTCGCACTGCTAGCATTCGCCAGCCATGGATCAGCGTCATGCACAGAAGTTGTTTTCTCCTGCTGGGTATGATGGTAAATTGCTTTGTGTAAATGATCcagccttcacaatggatgatctctgctgatacttcagggctgcgttgtggtcgtgtccagttgagggTTGTATTCATCACGATGGTATGGatggtttgttgaggaactgtgtcactggctgtcgtgtcgatgaggccttcacaatggatgatctagttgactcgatttctgctgatacttcagggctgcgttgtggttgtGTCAGGGCGCCGGTCCTCGGActcacctggatacggccccgatccggttgactacggtaaaccttgggataaacagaaagactaatattagcagagatgccattcttgttgtGATGTAActagtacatctggtgttataggaagtgttcccagttccggctgacctaatttatgcagactaataatcctttaacagatttgaaaacataaattgataatgtgttatgtgtatgccaggttaaagagatgcattttagtctagatttaaactgacagagtgtgtctgcttcccgaacaatgctaggaagattgttccagagtttaggtgccaaataggagaaggacctaccgcctgcggttgattttgataatctaggtattatcaactggcctgaattctgagatcgcaataaacgtgaaggactataatgctttaagatctcactcaggtactggggagctaaaccatttagtgctttgtaagtaattagcaagattttaaaatctatacaatgtttaacaggaagccaatgcagtgttgacagatatgagctaatatggtcatacttcctagttctagtaagaactctagctgctgcattgtgtacgagctgtagtttatttatcaagcgagcggaacaaccacccagtagagcgttacagtaatctagccttgaggtcatgaatgcatgaactaactgttctgcatttttcatttagAGCATAAgtcatagtttagatatatttttaagatggaagaatgcagttttaaGTACTATTTAAGTACTAttgtacggtctaaatcctgactggaaatcctcacagatactatttctttctaaaaaggaacatagttgtgatgaaactgccttttctagtatttttgacagaaaagtgagatttgagatcagcctgtaattgactaaatctctaggatcaagttgtatttttttattaagaggtttaataatagccagtacatatcctagtgataaatatgaattaacaatattaagaaaaggatctatgacctctggaagcatctctttcaataacTTAGTCGGTATGGGATCTAACTTTCATGTCTTGTTTCTGTGTTGTTTCATGTTCACGGTTTatggtttatttttattgttattctaGGTTTGTTTTCCTTGTTTTTGCCATGAGTTGTGTCATGTGATTTCCCATTGCCCTCATGTGTTCATGTCTTGTGCTTCCCCTGTCTCACGTGTCATGTTCTCATTGGTTATCATTGTCTTCTGATTTCAGTTCTGTCCTGTCATTGGTCCTTTGTCTTAATTGTTCACAGGTGTTCTGCATTTGTCATTAGTCTCTTTGTATAAATAGCCCTCATGTTCCATTGTTACCTTGTCTAGCTTTGTTTTATGCTAATGGTGAGTGTCAGGATCTGTTTTCATGTCAAGTCAAGCCATGTCAAGTCACATCTCTGTTTCTATTCATGTtatggattattattattattaaactgcacttgggttctACCTatgcttcgcactcaagcccgccggccgcttcgcacccTAGCCCGCCAGACGCTTCTCACTCTAGTCCACCGGCATCTTCCCATCCAAGCCCACCGGCCGCTTTGTACTCAAACCCGCCGGCCGTTTCACACTCAAGGTCGCCGTGCCAGTGTCATGCCACGCTAGAATCTCGTCATGCCACGCCAGAGCCTCGCCATGCCATCGCCATGCCACGCCAGAGCCTCGCCATGCCATCGCCATGCCACGCCAGAGCCTTGCAATGCCATGCCTTGCCAGAGCCTCGCAATGCCATACCCCGCCAGAGCCTCGCCATGCCACGGCTGCCACGCCAGAGCCTTGTCATGCAACGGCTGCCACACCAGAGCCTCGTCATGCCACAGCTGCCACACCAGAGCCCCCTCTCATAAAACCTGCCCTAGTTTTccccaagtatttttttttggggggagggagaattttttttttttttttttttttgcggctGCGGAGATTGGTACACCTCTAAACCATGGCCCAGGTCCTCCAGTGCATCGGGACCCCACGCTCCAAGGCTCAGGTCATCCCATGCTTCATGGCTCAGGTACTCCCATGCTCCACGGCCCAGGTCCTCCCACGCTCCACAGCCAAGGTCTTCCTATGCCCCACGGTCCCTCCTGGACAGTAGTTTTTTGTTTCATGTTAGGCGTCAGGAGCCGCACTTAGAGGAGGGGATTCTGTCATGTCTTGTTTCTGTGTTTCATGTTTATGTTCACGGTTTatggtttatttttattgttatgctATGTTTGTTTTCCTTGTTTTTGCCATGAGTTGTGTCATGTGATTTTTCCCACTGCTTCCCCTGTCTCGTGTCATGTCATTggttgtcattgtcatgtgatttcagttctGTCCTGTCATTGGTCCTTTGTCTTCATTGTTCACAGGTGTTCTGCATTTGTCATTAGTCTCTTTGTATAAATAGCCCTCATGTTCCATTGTTACCTTGTCTAGCTTTGTTTTATGTAACCCGCTAATGGTGAGTGTCAGGATCTGTTTTCAAGTCAAGCTATGTCAAGTCACGTCTCTGTTTCTATTCATGTTACggattattaatattaaactgcacttgggttctACCTATGCTCACCTCCAGTGGACTCCCTTACGTTACAGTACCTCGGTGTAAACTAGTGATGGGCAGAgcgaggcttcgtgaaacactgaagcagttgaatcaaatgtgccgtgatgattcgaggcttcgaaacaatctgacacttgactccacggtgacccctagtggtcaaaagagtgtaaatgcaacaaaactcaaactaaacatgcagtaaaaacaccttttacaaatgtattgcaaatgttttattgaaagtaaaatctattaaatgcaattaactaattctctaataagattaggctacatatagagtgactgtatatctgttcttttatcatttttcaaggcttgtttgtctgtttcatggctcaagctaaacaggccaataagggattaataactaccattattcattgtaattattctaatgtctaattaaaacatctacaaatttataaaactgatcagagatcaggtaaaacccatagacacttgttcaatgcttctcagtgaatctgcatgattcatatgttaactttatcatcgccctctaccggtgaaccactgaaattttgaactgttttgaaatgtttcgaaacagtgaggacgtaatgaagcctcgtttactaaaatcacgtgactttggcaatttgatacacgctccgaatcactgattcaaaacaaatgattcatgaagcttcggagcttcatgaagcatgtgtttttcgaaatcggccatcactagtgTAAACATCTCAGAGGACCTGACTTGGATAACCCACATTCAAACTCAGGTTAAGAAAGCTAGGCAAACACTGTACCATCTGTGACAGCTGAGAAAATTCTCTCACCAGAAATCCTGAAAACTTTCTATTCAGGGGCCATAGAAAGTGTATTGACTCAGTGTATCTCAGTGTGGTATGGGAACAGCTCCTGTCAAAACTGCAAAGCTCTCCAGAGAGTTGTGTGCTTAGCTGGTCGCATCTCAGGGTCTGCTCTCCCCTCTCTGCAGGACATCTACCTCAAACGTTGCAAAAGCAGAactgttaaaattattaaggACAAAAATCACCCTGGtaactttcttttcattttgctgCCATCTGGTAAGCACTTCCGTAGCCTGATGGCAAAAACTGAGAGACTTAGGAGGAGCTTCTTCCCCCAGGCCATCAGGCTcctaaattcaaattcaaactcaGTCTCTTAACTTATATGACTTCACTTAATTATTAGTAATATACTGACATTGACACTTGCATATAGCAAttgatttaaattatatttttttatttattgacttTTTACTTATATTGCTATGTAAAGACCCTGTACAACCTGTTTGCCCATTCTGTTTTTGTACATTCCTGCTCATCATAATATTTATCTATAAGTCTATAGTATACTGTCctgcacattttattttataaactatttttttattcttattttttatgataCTTTTCCCATAtcttattattttgtataattttcTTGTGTTTGTATTCTTTAATATTTGCATTGTCCATGGAGCGGACCTGATTTACATTTCACTGCTGGTCATATGCTCTCCATATAACCATGTATGTGACAAATAAAAGTCTTGAATCTTGAAGTcggaagaacacagactgcaagtaAGCATGTACAAACAAGTGCTCGCACAACCACAGTTTGTTTAATTTTCCTGGTTTCGTCTGTTGCTGGAGCGGCTGAGAAGAGTGCGCTGTCATTATACAGTACAAGAGCGACCTCTAGaggcaaaataaaaactatcactgTTGCATCGgagagtttgttttgacacgtgatGTGAGGCTGCGCGCTGCATAGAGCTGGACACTTCAAAAATgaactgtaggattttgagatctgtgttttcatactgaggacaactgagggactcaaacacaactattaaaaaaggttcaaacattcactgatgctccagaaggaaacatgacgcattaagagtcgggttgtgaaaacttttgaacaggatgaagatgtcacaatttttcttattttgtttaaatatcattgtttttcagttagtactgcccttcggaaccaacagaagatacttgcatgtttcccggcagaaaaaataagtacaatttaccttgatatttcaattcaaaagttttcacccctcggctcttaatgcatcgtgttttctgaagaacagagctcagtttaactgctcacgacaaaca
Proteins encoded in this window:
- the LOC137004185 gene encoding olfactory receptor 1E16-like, giving the protein MSLSQNISIVHPEYFFITGLTDAPYSTYFYIFLFIIYIISVIGNTIVLLIIALHRSLHSPMYIGVFNLALADIGETNALIPNMIKNFVFDSQYISYNACLANMFFVSFFITVQTYTLVVLAFDRFIAICLPLRYNAIVNNKFMAILFSVIWAFNTCLVTLSTSLMTRLSFCKSNVIESWYCDYDRLVRMPCNDSSINNVIAILIQAFFLVAPPFIIVLSYLGIFIALCKITTWEGRFKALKTCVSHLLVVGSFFLPIISNIVSASSANAKIIGGTLSLTLPPMLNPIIYVLTTAKIKDLIRKMLNNRSAQIRVNVSKLL